From one Hirundo rustica isolate bHirRus1 chromosome W, bHirRus1.pri.v3, whole genome shotgun sequence genomic stretch:
- the LOC120764930 gene encoding charged multivesicular body protein 1b-like, whose product MSNMEKHLFNLKFAAKELNRNSKKCDKEEKAEKAKIKKAIQKGNMEVARIHAENAIRQKNQAINFLRMSARVDAVAARVQTAVTIGKVTKSMAGVVKSMDATLKSMNLEKISALMDKFEHQFETLDVQTQQMEDTMSNTTTLTTPQNQVDMLLQEMADEAGLDLNMELPQGQTGSVGTSVASAEQDELSQRLARLRDQV is encoded by the exons AACACCTCTTTAATTTGAAGTTTGCTGCAAAGGAGCTCAACAGGAACTCCAAAAAATGcgacaaagaagaaaaggctgagaaagctAAAATTAAGAAG GCCATTCAGAAGGGGAACATGGAAGTGGCGCGGATCCACGCGGAGAACGCCATCCGCCAGAAGAACCAGGCCATCAACTTCCTGCGCATGAGTGCCCGCGTGGACGCTGTGGCAGCCAGAGTTCAGACTGCTGTCACCATAGGCAAG GTAACAAAGTCGATGGCAGGGGTGGTGAAGTCAATGGATGCCACCTTGAAGAGCATGAACTTGGAAAAG ATATCTGCACTAATGGACAAATTTGAGCACCAGTTTGAGACACTGGATGTTCAGACACAACAGATGGAAGACACAATGAGCAACACTACGACATTAACAACGCCACAA aacCAAGTGGACATGCTCCTGCAGGAAATGGCAGATGAAGCAGG CCTTGATCTAAACATGGAACTACCTCAAGGACAGACAGGTTCTGTTGGTACAAGCGTGGCCTCAGCAGAACAG GATGAGCTGTCACAGAGACTGGCCCGCCTACGTGATCAAGTCTAA